In a single window of the Paramisgurnus dabryanus chromosome 23, PD_genome_1.1, whole genome shotgun sequence genome:
- the c2cd4a gene encoding C2 calcium-dependent domain-containing protein 4A: MWVVEKIRVSVERTNLPLPISEYSFKIGDIMFGDKSSIDKAKKILLCPNIITPDTIPEFCIPPKISTSLEGKSTEQGKPTPCIWVSHCEKGSPMREAVARELPNNHIIQVESVDDGPYDNGCSDDENTNADPQSQAALSLPHLAKAQTCYGFCTLLESPHTRRKESLFHNDPNSSGIPLVFPRSRSSTYSKSSLSTTSVLSASASPSSFSLNTLTSRLSPRGFTLHRQGTLDSDTTSSAESSPFSSPLLNRSPPKSSLLKALSHEKLLYRNLRKAAVSRNNSLSTDEGSSTDNSPNVMRRASEGLVEPLPCGFSLAPPAIFPLDLVLHRERAMKENLVPVGKDGTLRLSAEYCPENQRLRVRLISAEGLYALSVDPKSINCSVSLSLMPGKVQKQRSTVIRKSRNPIFNEDFFFDGITEDDLCQRSLRFKVVNKMSTMKRDYSLGSCDLPLTCIVTL, from the coding sequence ATGTGGGTGGTAGAGAAGATCCGAGTGTCGGTGGAAAGGACCAACCTGCCACTTCCCATATCGGAATACAGCTTCAAAATCGGAGACATAATGTTTGGAGACAAGTCTTCCATCGACAAAGCTAAGAAAATCTTGCTGTGTCCCAACATCATTACTCCAGACACGATCCCGGAGTTCTGCATCCCACCCAAGATCTCAACTTCGCTAGAGGGCAAAAGCACAGAGCAGGGCAAGCCGACTCCGTGCATCTGGGTGTCTCATTGTGAGAAAGGCAGTCCGATGCGAGAGGCGGTTGCACGAGAGCTACCCAACAATCATATCATTCAGGTGGAAAGTGTGGACGATGGGCCGTACGACAACGGCTGCAGCGATGACGAAAACACCAATGCTGATCCTCAAAGCCAGGCTGCACTTTCTCTGCCCCATCTGGCTAAAGCTCAAACGTGTTACGGCTTTTGCACTTTGCTGGAAAGTCCCCACACCAGAAGAAAGGAGTCCCTCTTCCACAATGACCCCAACTCCAGTGGAATCCCTCTGGTTTTTCCCAGGAGTAGATCAAGCACTTATTCCAAATCTTCCTTGTCCACCACTTCTGTCCTTTCTGCATCCGCATCCCCTTCTTCCTTTAGCCTGAACACTTTAACCTCCAGACTTTCTCCAAGAGGTTTCACCCTGCACCGACAGGGAACTCTGGACAGTGACACTACCTCCTCTGCCGAATCTTCTCCTTTCAGTTCTCCTCTGCTGAACAGATCCCCACCTAAATCGTCTCTCCTCAAAGCACTTAGCCATGAAAAACTACTCTACCGTAACCTCCGAAAGGCCGCTGTGTCCAGAAACAACTCCCTCTCGACGGATGAGGGCAGTTCCACGGACAACAGCCCCAATGTCATGAGGAGAGCATCTGAGGGACTTGTAGAACCTCTCCCCTGTGGTTTCAGCTTGGCACCTCCTGCTATCTTCCCCCTAGATTTGGTTCTGCACAGGGAGAGAGCCATGAAGGAGAATTTGGTTCCTGTTGGAAAGGATGGAACCTTACGGCTGTCTGCAGAGTACTGTCCCGAAAACCAGAGACTGCGTGTGCGGCTGATAAGCGCAGAAGGCCTTTACGCTCTGTCTGTGGACCCCAAGAGCATTAACTGCAGCGTTAGCCTCTCTCTCATGCCCGGAAAAGTTCAGAAACAACGCAGCACCGTCATCAGGAAGAGCCGCAACCCGATCTTTAATGAGGACTTTTTCTTTGATGGCATAACGGAGGACGATCTCTGCCAGCGGTCACTCCGATTCAAAGTGGTTAACAAGATGTCCACCATGAAAAGAGACTATAGTTTGGGCAGCTGTGATCTTCCTCTTACATGCATTGTCAccttataa